In a single window of the Dryobates pubescens isolate bDryPub1 chromosome Z, bDryPub1.pri, whole genome shotgun sequence genome:
- the CPSF6 gene encoding cleavage and polyadenylation specificity factor subunit 6 isoform X1 has product MADGVDHIDIYADVGEEFNQEAEYGGHDQIDLYDDVISPSANNGDAPEDRDYMDSLPPSVGDDVGKGAAPNVVYTYTGKRIALYIGNLTWWTTDEDLTEAVHSLGVNDILEIKFFENRANGQSKGFALVGVGSEASSKKLMDLLPKRELHGQNPVVTPCNKQFLSQFEMQSRKTTQSGQMSGEGKAGPPGGSSRAAFPPSNRGRGRFPGAIPGGDRFPGPAGPGGPPPPFPAGQTPPRPPLGPPGPPGPPGPPPPGQVLPPPLAGPPNRGDRPPPPVLFPGQPFGQPPLGPLPPGPPPPVPGYGPPPGPPPPQQGPPPPPGPFPPRPPGPLGPPLTLAPPPHLPGPPPGAPPPAPHVNPAFFPPPANSGIPTSDSRGPPPTDPYGRPPPYDRGDYGPPGRRFTGNNMSIREKLHIPFYGRHTKNNTQNSGREMDAARTPLSEAEFEEIMNRNRAISSSAISRAVSDASAGDYGSAIETLVTAISLIKQSKVSADDRCKVLISSLQDCLHGIESKSYGSGSRRRERSRERDHSRSREKSRRHKSRSRDRHDDYYRERSRERERHRDRDRDRDRERDREREYRHR; this is encoded by the exons ATGGCGGACGGCGTGGATCACATTGACATCTACGCTGATGTGGGCGAGGAATTCAACCAG GAAGCTGAGTATGGTGGGCATGATCAAATTGATTTGTATGATGATGTGATTTCTCCATCGGCGAATAATGGAGATGCCCCAGAAGATCGTGATTACATGGATTCCCTCCCACCGTCTGTTGGGGATGACGTAGGTAAAGGAGCTGCACCAAATGTTGTCTATACATATACTGGAAAAAGAATTGCCTTGTACATTGGAAATCTTACTTGG tggaCAACAGATGAAGACTTAACTGAAGCAGTTCATTCACTGGGGGTAAATGATATTTTGGAGATAAAATTTTTTGAAAATCGTGCTAATGGCCAGTCTAAAGG ATTTGCCCTTGTGGGTGTGGGATCAGAAGCATCCTCCAAAAAGCTGATGGATTTATTACCTAAAAGAGAATTGCATGGGCAGAATCCTGTTGTGACTCCATGTAATAAACAGTTTCTGAGTCAGTTTGAAATGCAGTCAAGGAAAA CCACACAGTCTGGCCAGATGTCTGGGGAAGGTAAAGCTGGCCCCCCTGGGGGAAGCTCAAGAGCAGCATTTCCACCTAGTAATAGAGGGCGAGGTCGTTTTCCAGGTGCCATTCCAGGTGGAGACAGGTTCCCTGGACCAGCGGGGCCAGGAGGGCCACCACCACCTTTCCCAG cTGGACAAACTCCCCCACGCCCACCTTTAGGTCCTCCTGGCCCGCCAGGCCCGCCAGGCCCTCCACCTCCTGGTCAGGTCCTCCCACCTCCATTAGCTGGACCTCCTAATCGTGGTGACCGTCCACCACCACCAGTTCTGTTTCCAGGACAGCCTTTTGGTCAGCCTCCACTTGGGCCACTTCCTCCAGGCCCTCCACCGCCAGTTCCAGGCTATGGGCCACCACCAGGTCCTCCACCTCCTCAGCAGGGTCCACCTCCACCTCCGGGTCCATTTCCCCCTCGTCCACCTGGCCCTCTGGGGCCGCCCCTGACTCTTGCTCCCCCTCCACATCTCCCTGGGCCACCTCCAGGTGCTCCACCACCTGCACCACATGTGAATCcagctttcttccccccacctgCCAATAGTGGCATACCTACTTCAGACAGCCGTGGCCCACCTCCGACAGATCCATATGGTCGACCTCCACCATATGACAGAGGTGACTATGGGCCACCTGGAAG GCGTTTCACTGGAAATAACATGTCCATAAGAGAAAAATTACATATTCCATTCTATGGGAGGCACACGAAAAATAATACTCAAAACTCAGGGAG AGAAATGGATGCTGCAAGGACACCTCTGAGTGAAGCAGAATTTGAAGAAATCATGAATAGAAATAGGGCCATCTCAAGCAGTGCCATTTCGAGAGCTGTATCAGATGCCAGTGCTG GGGACTATGGCAGTGCTATAGAGACCTTGGTAACGGCAATTTCCTTAATTAAACAGTCCAAAGTATCTGCAGATGATCGCTGTAAAGTACTTATTAGCTCTCTTCAGGACTGCCTTCATGGAATTGAGTCCAAGTCTTATGGTTCTGGATCCAG AAGACGTGAGAGATCCAGAGAGAGGGACCACAGCAGGTCACGAGAGAAAAGCCGGCGCCACAAATCGCGCAGCAGAGACCGCCACGATGACTATTACCGGGAAAGAAGCCGCGAGAGGGAGCGGCACCGGGATCGCGACCGGGATCGCGACAGGGAGCGAGACAGAGAGAGGGAATATCGCCACCGTTAA
- the CPSF6 gene encoding cleavage and polyadenylation specificity factor subunit 6 isoform X4, protein MADGVDHIDIYADVGEEFNQEAEYGGHDQIDLYDDVISPSANNGDAPEDRDYMDSLPPSVGDDVGKGAAPNVVYTYTGKRIALYIGNLTWWTTDEDLTEAVHSLGVNDILEIKFFENRANGQSKGFALVGVGSEASSKKLMDLLPKRELHGQNPVVTPCNKQFLSQFEMQSRKTTQSGQMSGEGKAGPPGGSSRAAFPPSNRGRGRFPGAIPGGDRFPGPAGPGGPPPPFPAGQTPPRPPLGPPGPPGPPGPPPPGQVLPPPLAGPPNRGDRPPPPVLFPGQPFGQPPLGPLPPGPPPPVPGYGPPPGPPPPQQGPPPPPGPFPPRPPGPLGPPLTLAPPPHLPGPPPGAPPPAPHVNPAFFPPPANSGIPTSDSRGPPPTDPYGRPPPYDRGDYGPPGREMDAARTPLSEAEFEEIMNRNRAISSSAISRAVSDASAGDYGSAIETLVTAISLIKQSKVSADDRCKVLISSLQDCLHGIESKSYGSGSRRERSRERDHSRSREKSRRHKSRSRDRHDDYYRERSRERERHRDRDRDRDRERDREREYRHR, encoded by the exons ATGGCGGACGGCGTGGATCACATTGACATCTACGCTGATGTGGGCGAGGAATTCAACCAG GAAGCTGAGTATGGTGGGCATGATCAAATTGATTTGTATGATGATGTGATTTCTCCATCGGCGAATAATGGAGATGCCCCAGAAGATCGTGATTACATGGATTCCCTCCCACCGTCTGTTGGGGATGACGTAGGTAAAGGAGCTGCACCAAATGTTGTCTATACATATACTGGAAAAAGAATTGCCTTGTACATTGGAAATCTTACTTGG tggaCAACAGATGAAGACTTAACTGAAGCAGTTCATTCACTGGGGGTAAATGATATTTTGGAGATAAAATTTTTTGAAAATCGTGCTAATGGCCAGTCTAAAGG ATTTGCCCTTGTGGGTGTGGGATCAGAAGCATCCTCCAAAAAGCTGATGGATTTATTACCTAAAAGAGAATTGCATGGGCAGAATCCTGTTGTGACTCCATGTAATAAACAGTTTCTGAGTCAGTTTGAAATGCAGTCAAGGAAAA CCACACAGTCTGGCCAGATGTCTGGGGAAGGTAAAGCTGGCCCCCCTGGGGGAAGCTCAAGAGCAGCATTTCCACCTAGTAATAGAGGGCGAGGTCGTTTTCCAGGTGCCATTCCAGGTGGAGACAGGTTCCCTGGACCAGCGGGGCCAGGAGGGCCACCACCACCTTTCCCAG cTGGACAAACTCCCCCACGCCCACCTTTAGGTCCTCCTGGCCCGCCAGGCCCGCCAGGCCCTCCACCTCCTGGTCAGGTCCTCCCACCTCCATTAGCTGGACCTCCTAATCGTGGTGACCGTCCACCACCACCAGTTCTGTTTCCAGGACAGCCTTTTGGTCAGCCTCCACTTGGGCCACTTCCTCCAGGCCCTCCACCGCCAGTTCCAGGCTATGGGCCACCACCAGGTCCTCCACCTCCTCAGCAGGGTCCACCTCCACCTCCGGGTCCATTTCCCCCTCGTCCACCTGGCCCTCTGGGGCCGCCCCTGACTCTTGCTCCCCCTCCACATCTCCCTGGGCCACCTCCAGGTGCTCCACCACCTGCACCACATGTGAATCcagctttcttccccccacctgCCAATAGTGGCATACCTACTTCAGACAGCCGTGGCCCACCTCCGACAGATCCATATGGTCGACCTCCACCATATGACAGAGGTGACTATGGGCCACCTGGAAG AGAAATGGATGCTGCAAGGACACCTCTGAGTGAAGCAGAATTTGAAGAAATCATGAATAGAAATAGGGCCATCTCAAGCAGTGCCATTTCGAGAGCTGTATCAGATGCCAGTGCTG GGGACTATGGCAGTGCTATAGAGACCTTGGTAACGGCAATTTCCTTAATTAAACAGTCCAAAGTATCTGCAGATGATCGCTGTAAAGTACTTATTAGCTCTCTTCAGGACTGCCTTCATGGAATTGAGTCCAAGTCTTATGGTTCTGGATCCAG ACGTGAGAGATCCAGAGAGAGGGACCACAGCAGGTCACGAGAGAAAAGCCGGCGCCACAAATCGCGCAGCAGAGACCGCCACGATGACTATTACCGGGAAAGAAGCCGCGAGAGGGAGCGGCACCGGGATCGCGACCGGGATCGCGACAGGGAGCGAGACAGAGAGAGGGAATATCGCCACCGTTAA
- the CPSF6 gene encoding cleavage and polyadenylation specificity factor subunit 6 isoform X3, translating to MADGVDHIDIYADVGEEFNQEAEYGGHDQIDLYDDVISPSANNGDAPEDRDYMDSLPPSVGDDVGKGAAPNVVYTYTGKRIALYIGNLTWWTTDEDLTEAVHSLGVNDILEIKFFENRANGQSKGFALVGVGSEASSKKLMDLLPKRELHGQNPVVTPCNKQFLSQFEMQSRKTTQSGQMSGEGKAGPPGGSSRAAFPPSNRGRGRFPGAIPGGDRFPGPAGPGGPPPPFPAGQTPPRPPLGPPGPPGPPGPPPPGQVLPPPLAGPPNRGDRPPPPVLFPGQPFGQPPLGPLPPGPPPPVPGYGPPPGPPPPQQGPPPPPGPFPPRPPGPLGPPLTLAPPPHLPGPPPGAPPPAPHVNPAFFPPPANSGIPTSDSRGPPPTDPYGRPPPYDRGDYGPPGREMDAARTPLSEAEFEEIMNRNRAISSSAISRAVSDASAGDYGSAIETLVTAISLIKQSKVSADDRCKVLISSLQDCLHGIESKSYGSGSRRRERSRERDHSRSREKSRRHKSRSRDRHDDYYRERSRERERHRDRDRDRDRERDREREYRHR from the exons ATGGCGGACGGCGTGGATCACATTGACATCTACGCTGATGTGGGCGAGGAATTCAACCAG GAAGCTGAGTATGGTGGGCATGATCAAATTGATTTGTATGATGATGTGATTTCTCCATCGGCGAATAATGGAGATGCCCCAGAAGATCGTGATTACATGGATTCCCTCCCACCGTCTGTTGGGGATGACGTAGGTAAAGGAGCTGCACCAAATGTTGTCTATACATATACTGGAAAAAGAATTGCCTTGTACATTGGAAATCTTACTTGG tggaCAACAGATGAAGACTTAACTGAAGCAGTTCATTCACTGGGGGTAAATGATATTTTGGAGATAAAATTTTTTGAAAATCGTGCTAATGGCCAGTCTAAAGG ATTTGCCCTTGTGGGTGTGGGATCAGAAGCATCCTCCAAAAAGCTGATGGATTTATTACCTAAAAGAGAATTGCATGGGCAGAATCCTGTTGTGACTCCATGTAATAAACAGTTTCTGAGTCAGTTTGAAATGCAGTCAAGGAAAA CCACACAGTCTGGCCAGATGTCTGGGGAAGGTAAAGCTGGCCCCCCTGGGGGAAGCTCAAGAGCAGCATTTCCACCTAGTAATAGAGGGCGAGGTCGTTTTCCAGGTGCCATTCCAGGTGGAGACAGGTTCCCTGGACCAGCGGGGCCAGGAGGGCCACCACCACCTTTCCCAG cTGGACAAACTCCCCCACGCCCACCTTTAGGTCCTCCTGGCCCGCCAGGCCCGCCAGGCCCTCCACCTCCTGGTCAGGTCCTCCCACCTCCATTAGCTGGACCTCCTAATCGTGGTGACCGTCCACCACCACCAGTTCTGTTTCCAGGACAGCCTTTTGGTCAGCCTCCACTTGGGCCACTTCCTCCAGGCCCTCCACCGCCAGTTCCAGGCTATGGGCCACCACCAGGTCCTCCACCTCCTCAGCAGGGTCCACCTCCACCTCCGGGTCCATTTCCCCCTCGTCCACCTGGCCCTCTGGGGCCGCCCCTGACTCTTGCTCCCCCTCCACATCTCCCTGGGCCACCTCCAGGTGCTCCACCACCTGCACCACATGTGAATCcagctttcttccccccacctgCCAATAGTGGCATACCTACTTCAGACAGCCGTGGCCCACCTCCGACAGATCCATATGGTCGACCTCCACCATATGACAGAGGTGACTATGGGCCACCTGGAAG AGAAATGGATGCTGCAAGGACACCTCTGAGTGAAGCAGAATTTGAAGAAATCATGAATAGAAATAGGGCCATCTCAAGCAGTGCCATTTCGAGAGCTGTATCAGATGCCAGTGCTG GGGACTATGGCAGTGCTATAGAGACCTTGGTAACGGCAATTTCCTTAATTAAACAGTCCAAAGTATCTGCAGATGATCGCTGTAAAGTACTTATTAGCTCTCTTCAGGACTGCCTTCATGGAATTGAGTCCAAGTCTTATGGTTCTGGATCCAG AAGACGTGAGAGATCCAGAGAGAGGGACCACAGCAGGTCACGAGAGAAAAGCCGGCGCCACAAATCGCGCAGCAGAGACCGCCACGATGACTATTACCGGGAAAGAAGCCGCGAGAGGGAGCGGCACCGGGATCGCGACCGGGATCGCGACAGGGAGCGAGACAGAGAGAGGGAATATCGCCACCGTTAA
- the CPSF6 gene encoding cleavage and polyadenylation specificity factor subunit 6 isoform X2: protein MADGVDHIDIYADVGEEFNQEAEYGGHDQIDLYDDVISPSANNGDAPEDRDYMDSLPPSVGDDVGKGAAPNVVYTYTGKRIALYIGNLTWWTTDEDLTEAVHSLGVNDILEIKFFENRANGQSKGFALVGVGSEASSKKLMDLLPKRELHGQNPVVTPCNKQFLSQFEMQSRKTTQSGQMSGEGKAGPPGGSSRAAFPPSNRGRGRFPGAIPGGDRFPGPAGPGGPPPPFPAGQTPPRPPLGPPGPPGPPGPPPPGQVLPPPLAGPPNRGDRPPPPVLFPGQPFGQPPLGPLPPGPPPPVPGYGPPPGPPPPQQGPPPPPGPFPPRPPGPLGPPLTLAPPPHLPGPPPGAPPPAPHVNPAFFPPPANSGIPTSDSRGPPPTDPYGRPPPYDRGDYGPPGRRFTGNNMSIREKLHIPFYGRHTKNNTQNSGREMDAARTPLSEAEFEEIMNRNRAISSSAISRAVSDASAGDYGSAIETLVTAISLIKQSKVSADDRCKVLISSLQDCLHGIESKSYGSGSRRERSRERDHSRSREKSRRHKSRSRDRHDDYYRERSRERERHRDRDRDRDRERDREREYRHR, encoded by the exons ATGGCGGACGGCGTGGATCACATTGACATCTACGCTGATGTGGGCGAGGAATTCAACCAG GAAGCTGAGTATGGTGGGCATGATCAAATTGATTTGTATGATGATGTGATTTCTCCATCGGCGAATAATGGAGATGCCCCAGAAGATCGTGATTACATGGATTCCCTCCCACCGTCTGTTGGGGATGACGTAGGTAAAGGAGCTGCACCAAATGTTGTCTATACATATACTGGAAAAAGAATTGCCTTGTACATTGGAAATCTTACTTGG tggaCAACAGATGAAGACTTAACTGAAGCAGTTCATTCACTGGGGGTAAATGATATTTTGGAGATAAAATTTTTTGAAAATCGTGCTAATGGCCAGTCTAAAGG ATTTGCCCTTGTGGGTGTGGGATCAGAAGCATCCTCCAAAAAGCTGATGGATTTATTACCTAAAAGAGAATTGCATGGGCAGAATCCTGTTGTGACTCCATGTAATAAACAGTTTCTGAGTCAGTTTGAAATGCAGTCAAGGAAAA CCACACAGTCTGGCCAGATGTCTGGGGAAGGTAAAGCTGGCCCCCCTGGGGGAAGCTCAAGAGCAGCATTTCCACCTAGTAATAGAGGGCGAGGTCGTTTTCCAGGTGCCATTCCAGGTGGAGACAGGTTCCCTGGACCAGCGGGGCCAGGAGGGCCACCACCACCTTTCCCAG cTGGACAAACTCCCCCACGCCCACCTTTAGGTCCTCCTGGCCCGCCAGGCCCGCCAGGCCCTCCACCTCCTGGTCAGGTCCTCCCACCTCCATTAGCTGGACCTCCTAATCGTGGTGACCGTCCACCACCACCAGTTCTGTTTCCAGGACAGCCTTTTGGTCAGCCTCCACTTGGGCCACTTCCTCCAGGCCCTCCACCGCCAGTTCCAGGCTATGGGCCACCACCAGGTCCTCCACCTCCTCAGCAGGGTCCACCTCCACCTCCGGGTCCATTTCCCCCTCGTCCACCTGGCCCTCTGGGGCCGCCCCTGACTCTTGCTCCCCCTCCACATCTCCCTGGGCCACCTCCAGGTGCTCCACCACCTGCACCACATGTGAATCcagctttcttccccccacctgCCAATAGTGGCATACCTACTTCAGACAGCCGTGGCCCACCTCCGACAGATCCATATGGTCGACCTCCACCATATGACAGAGGTGACTATGGGCCACCTGGAAG GCGTTTCACTGGAAATAACATGTCCATAAGAGAAAAATTACATATTCCATTCTATGGGAGGCACACGAAAAATAATACTCAAAACTCAGGGAG AGAAATGGATGCTGCAAGGACACCTCTGAGTGAAGCAGAATTTGAAGAAATCATGAATAGAAATAGGGCCATCTCAAGCAGTGCCATTTCGAGAGCTGTATCAGATGCCAGTGCTG GGGACTATGGCAGTGCTATAGAGACCTTGGTAACGGCAATTTCCTTAATTAAACAGTCCAAAGTATCTGCAGATGATCGCTGTAAAGTACTTATTAGCTCTCTTCAGGACTGCCTTCATGGAATTGAGTCCAAGTCTTATGGTTCTGGATCCAG ACGTGAGAGATCCAGAGAGAGGGACCACAGCAGGTCACGAGAGAAAAGCCGGCGCCACAAATCGCGCAGCAGAGACCGCCACGATGACTATTACCGGGAAAGAAGCCGCGAGAGGGAGCGGCACCGGGATCGCGACCGGGATCGCGACAGGGAGCGAGACAGAGAGAGGGAATATCGCCACCGTTAA